One part of the Miscanthus floridulus cultivar M001 unplaced genomic scaffold, ASM1932011v1 fs_274_1_2, whole genome shotgun sequence genome encodes these proteins:
- the LOC136531070 gene encoding disease resistance protein RGA5-like isoform X1 produces MAGLVVSALTGVMNPLLNKLTTMVGMEFKLLQGVGSQVTFLKEELRSMSAFLVKLASMEEEVDPQTKEWMGMVRELTYDIEDCIDQFMLHCGDKDKSKISMVRERHKIANLVQQLKARAMEASQRHERYKLDHGDGEAQVRVGSSTSSMVEVDPRLPALYVGADRLVGIDGPREEIIELLMGDDKAAAGDRRAKRQPPKVVSILGFGGLGKTTLAIQVYSKIKWQFNCAAFVSVSRNPNTKKILTDMLRQVGGNVGLPTDTERQLIEHLRLHLGDKRYLIVIDDIWSVQAWEVVKCALPDNKYNSKIMTTTRIVDVAKSCCPCRHDHVFQIGPLSDEDSQRLFLRRIFGSEHSCPPQLKEISTGILKRCGGMPLAIISIASMLASKPHTNTKEQWERVRDSLSSALESSPKLEGMRKILLFSYYDLPCHLKTCLLYLSIFPEDYEIKKDHLLWKWIAEGFIMEERGQRLEQVGESYFNELINRSMIQPVDIWYDGRVDACRVHDIVLDLIISLSTKENFITRLGGQELQAFPDKIRRLSIQSDCTEEEVKQITVKNGSQIRSLNTFGCASNTSLVSEFHCLRVLDLGGCECLKIKCIIASIPRFHQLRYLRLGGDIVELPEQIGDLQFLQTLDLTQCSVMRKLPPTLVRLCRLVRLFVHRGVRLPDKIGSMQALQELSRVFCQSTEFVEELGQLARLRVLEIECLDLDEMHGDMESSKIQTLVSSLSALGKHSLQSLQIWDINKSPLEYLMVEGFTIPHLQKLVIWDVIPRVHGWMANLVNLTHLEITVGMMEGEADPRILGCIPGLLFLDLKVFRGPWEILSITDQGFQHLRQFHFHRMGGGIGLVFAPGSMPRLQIFRLYFEAKKTTRFDYSHSGIVNLLSLKYLGVIIDSYRAREEMMNTMVTDISSLAATLPNHPKLEICERSGLLIKSKFRNLLLPTSSSNIEHGQPRGGELSASTSGGSEDNQPEGVRESEPESSELSANRGGSSEENQSEVTRKSEQPGSSELSASTSGSSEDNRPKGESSLFRCSETSLHEHGHPQRIVARRSPPSCAHSPSLSNSAQTNELVSRSMQALNALSGVSGAQYAKAVDRFGKKKIFMELFLEMPPHRRMDWLLHLD; encoded by the exons atggcAGGACTTGTGGTGAGCGCTCTGACTGGGGTGATGAATCCTCTCCTGAACAAGCTCACCACCATGGTAGGGATGGAATTTAAGCTTCTCCAAGGCGTGGGAAGCCAGGTCACCTTCCTCAAGGAAGAGCTGCGCAGCATGAGCGCTTTCCTTGTGAAGCTGGCCAGCATGGAGGAGGAGGTCGACCCTCAGACGAAAGAGTGGATGGGCATGGTCCGGGAGCTGACCTACGACATCGAGGATTGCATCGATCAATTCATGCTCCACTGCGGTGACAAGGACAAGAGCAAGATCAGCATGGTACGGGAGCGGCACAAGATTGCAAACCTGGTTCAACAACTCAAAGCTCGTGCCATGGAGGCGAGCCAACGCCACGAGAGGTATAAGCTTGACCACGGGGACGGGGAGGCTCAGGTTCGTGTGGGCAGCAGCACTAGTAGTATGGTGGAGGTTGATCCCCGGCTACCAGCGTTATATGTGGGAGCAGATAGGCTCGTGGGGATCGACGGCCCAAGAGAGGAGATCATCGAATTGCTCATGGGCGACGACAAGGCAGCGGCGGGTGACCGCCGAGCAAAAAGACAACCACCCAAAGTGGTGTCGATCCTGGGTTTCGGAGGCCTTGGCAAGACCACTCTTGCCATTCAAGTTTATTCCAAAATCAAGTGGCAATTTAACTGCGCAGCTTTTGTGTCCGTATCCCGCAATCCAAATACAAAGAAAATTCTGACAGATATGCTTAGACAAGTGGGGGGCAACGTTGGCCTACCAACTGACACTGAGCGACAACTCATCGAGCATCTCAGGCTTCACCTCGGGGACAAGAG GTACCTGATCGTCATTGATGATATTTGGAGCGTGCAAGCATGGGAAGTCGTGAAATGTGCATTGCCTGATAACAAGTACAATAGTAAAATAATGACAACTACTCGCATTGTTGATGTAGCTAAATCTTGTTGCCCTTGCAGACATGATCATGTATTTCAAATTGGACCCCTTAGTGATGAAGACTCCCAGAGGCTATTTTTAAGAAGAATTTTTGGCTCTGAACACAGTTGCCCACCTCAACTGAAAGAAATATCGACTGGAATATTAAAGAGATGTGGTGGCATGCCGTTGGCTATAATCAGTATTGCTAGTATGTTGGCTTCAAAACCACATACAAATACAAAGGAGCAATGGGAGAGAGTAAGGGATTCTCTTAGTTCTGCACTAGAAAGTAGTCCTAAATTAGAAGGAATGAGAAAGATACTATTGTTCAGTTACTATGATCTCCCTTGTCATCTAAAGACTTGCTTATTATATCTAAGTATATTTCCGGAGGACTATGAGATTAAAAAAGATCATTTATTATGGAAATGGATAGCTGAAGGATTTATTATGGAAGAAAGGGGACAGAGGTTGGAGCAAGTCGGAGAGAGCTACTTCAATGAGCTTATAAACAGAAGCATGATCCAACCAGTTGATATCTGGTATGATGGGCGAGTGGACGCTTGTCGAGTCCATGATATAGTTCTTGATCTTATCATATCCTTGTCAACAAAAGAGAACTTCATTACCAGGCTAGGTGGTCAGGAGTTGCAAGCTTTTCCAGATAAGATACGCAGGTTGTCGATACAATCTGATTGTACCGAAGAAGAAGTGAAACAAATCACTGTGAAAAATGGATCGCAGATTCGTTCACTTAATACCTTTGGGTGTGCTAGTAACACATCGCTAGTTTCAGAATTTCATTGTTTACGAGTTTTGGATCTGGGAGGTTGCGAATGCTTGAAGATCAAATGCATTATTGCTAGTATACCAAGATTTCATCAGTTGAGATATTTAAGATTGGGAGGAGACATTGTGGAACTTCCAGAGCAAATTGGGGATCTGCAATTCCTACAAACACTAGATCTAACACAATGCAGTGTAATGAGAAAATTGCCACCAACCCTTGTCCGACTATGCAGGTTAGTCCGGTTATTTGTTCATAGGGGTGTTAGGCTGCCAGATAAGATAGGGAGCATGCAAGCTTTGCAGGAGCTATCCCGTGTCTTCTGCCAGTCTACAGAATTTGTAGAAGAGCTAGGGCAGCTGGCAAGACTGAGAGTGCTCGAGATAGAGTGCCTGGATCTTGATGAGATGCATGGTGACATGGAAAGCAGCAAAATACAAACATTGGTATCATCTCTGAGTGCATTGGGAAAACATAGCCTTCAATCACTACAAATCTGGGACATTAACAAGTCTCCTCTTGAAtatttgatggttgaggggttcacaATTCCACATCTGCAAAAACTTGTCATATGGGATGTCATTCCCAGGGTTCATGGCTGGATGGCCAATCTTGTTAATCTCACCCACCTCGAAATCACAGTAGGCATGATGGAAGGGGAAGCTGATCCTCGTATCCTTGGCTGCATACCTGGCCTTCTATTTCTTGACCTGAAAGTGTTCAGAGGGCCCTGGGAAATTCTCTCCATTACCGACCAAGGATTCCAGCATCTTCGTCAGTTCCATTTCCACAGAATGGGAGGCGGGATTGGGCTCGTGTTTGCACCAGGTTCCATGCCGCGCCTCCAAATCTTTCGCCTCTATTTCGAAGCAAAGAAAACAACCAGGTTCGACTACAGCCATAGTGGCATCGTgaaccttttgagcctcaagtATCTTGGGGTCATCATTGATTCTTACAGAGCAAGAGAGGAGATGATGAACACCATGGTGACCGACATCAGCAGCTTAGCTGCCACCCTTCCCAACCATCCCAAGCTCGAAATCTGTGAGAGATCTGGTCTCCTGATAAAATCTAAGTTCCGGAATCTCCTGCTGCCAACTTCGAGCTCTAACATA GAGCATGGGCAGCCGCGAGGTGGGGAACTGTCAGCTAGTACAAGCGGAGGTAGCGAGGACAACCAACCTGAGGGAGTGAGAGAGTCTGAGCCTGAAAGTTCAGAATTGTCTGCTAATAGAGGTGGAAGCAGTGAGGAAAATCAATCTGAAGTAACGAGGAAATCTGAGCAGCCTGGCAGCTCAGAACTGTCTGCTAGTACAAGCGGAAGCAGTGAGGACAATCGACCTAAAGGAGAATCTTCCCTGTTCAGGTGCTCGGAAACTTCCCTGCACGAACATGGCCACCCCCAGAGAATAGTGGCAAGAAGATCGCCGCCATCGTGTGCCCACAGTCCTTCATTGTCCAACTCTGCCCAAACTAATGAGCTAGTAAGTAGAAGTATGCAAGCGCTCAATGCGTTATCTGGTGTTAGTGGAGCACAATATGCCAAGGCTGTTGACAGGTTTGGCAAGAAGAAGATCTTCATGGAGCTCTTTCTTGAGATGCCTCCACATAGGAGAATGGATTGGCTTCTTCACTTGGATTAA
- the LOC136531070 gene encoding disease resistance protein RGA5-like isoform X2 — MAGLVVSALTGVMNPLLNKLTTMVGMEFKLLQGVGSQVTFLKEELRSMSAFLVKLASMEEEVDPQTKEWMGMVRELTYDIEDCIDQFMLHCGDKDKSKISMVRERHKIANLVQQLKARAMEASQRHERYKLDHGDGEAQVRVGSSTSSMVEVDPRLPALYVGADRLVGIDGPREEIIELLMGDDKAAAGDRRAKRQPPKVVSILGFGGLGKTTLAIQVYSKIKWQFNCAAFVSVSRNPNTKKILTDMLRQVGGNVGLPTDTERQLIEHLRLHLGDKRYLIVIDDIWSVQAWEVVKCALPDNKYNSKIMTTTRIVDVAKSCCPCRHDHVFQIGPLSDEDSQRLFLRRIFGSEHSCPPQLKEISTGILKRCGGMPLAIISIASMLASKPHTNTKEQWERVRDSLSSALESSPKLEGMRKILLFSYYDLPCHLKTCLLYLSIFPEDYEIKKDHLLWKWIAEGFIMEERGQRLEQVGESYFNELINRSMIQPVDIWYDGRVDACRVHDIVLDLIISLSTKENFITRLGGQELQAFPDKIRRLSIQSDCTEEEVKQITVKNGSQIRSLNTFGCASNTSLVSEFHCLRVLDLGGCECLKIKCIIASIPRFHQLRYLRLGGDIVELPEQIGDLQFLQTLDLTQCSVMRKLPPTLVRLCRLVRLFVHRGVRLPDKIGSMQALQELSRVFCQSTEFVEELGQLARLRVLEIECLDLDEMHGDMESSKIQTLVSSLSALGKHSLQSLQIWDINKSPLEYLMVEGFTIPHLQKLVIWDVIPRVHGWMANLVNLTHLEITVGMMEGEADPRILGCIPGLLFLDLKVFRGPWEILSITDQGFQHLRQFHFHRMGGGIGLVFAPGSMPRLQIFRLYFEAKKTTRFDYSHSGIVNLLSLKYLGVIIDSYRAREEMMNTMVTDISSLAATLPNHPKLEICERSGLLIKSKFRNLLLPTSSSNIHGQPRGGELSASTSGGSEDNQPEGVRESEPESSELSANRGGSSEENQSEVTRKSEQPGSSELSASTSGSSEDNRPKGESSLFRCSETSLHEHGHPQRIVARRSPPSCAHSPSLSNSAQTNELVSRSMQALNALSGVSGAQYAKAVDRFGKKKIFMELFLEMPPHRRMDWLLHLD, encoded by the exons atggcAGGACTTGTGGTGAGCGCTCTGACTGGGGTGATGAATCCTCTCCTGAACAAGCTCACCACCATGGTAGGGATGGAATTTAAGCTTCTCCAAGGCGTGGGAAGCCAGGTCACCTTCCTCAAGGAAGAGCTGCGCAGCATGAGCGCTTTCCTTGTGAAGCTGGCCAGCATGGAGGAGGAGGTCGACCCTCAGACGAAAGAGTGGATGGGCATGGTCCGGGAGCTGACCTACGACATCGAGGATTGCATCGATCAATTCATGCTCCACTGCGGTGACAAGGACAAGAGCAAGATCAGCATGGTACGGGAGCGGCACAAGATTGCAAACCTGGTTCAACAACTCAAAGCTCGTGCCATGGAGGCGAGCCAACGCCACGAGAGGTATAAGCTTGACCACGGGGACGGGGAGGCTCAGGTTCGTGTGGGCAGCAGCACTAGTAGTATGGTGGAGGTTGATCCCCGGCTACCAGCGTTATATGTGGGAGCAGATAGGCTCGTGGGGATCGACGGCCCAAGAGAGGAGATCATCGAATTGCTCATGGGCGACGACAAGGCAGCGGCGGGTGACCGCCGAGCAAAAAGACAACCACCCAAAGTGGTGTCGATCCTGGGTTTCGGAGGCCTTGGCAAGACCACTCTTGCCATTCAAGTTTATTCCAAAATCAAGTGGCAATTTAACTGCGCAGCTTTTGTGTCCGTATCCCGCAATCCAAATACAAAGAAAATTCTGACAGATATGCTTAGACAAGTGGGGGGCAACGTTGGCCTACCAACTGACACTGAGCGACAACTCATCGAGCATCTCAGGCTTCACCTCGGGGACAAGAG GTACCTGATCGTCATTGATGATATTTGGAGCGTGCAAGCATGGGAAGTCGTGAAATGTGCATTGCCTGATAACAAGTACAATAGTAAAATAATGACAACTACTCGCATTGTTGATGTAGCTAAATCTTGTTGCCCTTGCAGACATGATCATGTATTTCAAATTGGACCCCTTAGTGATGAAGACTCCCAGAGGCTATTTTTAAGAAGAATTTTTGGCTCTGAACACAGTTGCCCACCTCAACTGAAAGAAATATCGACTGGAATATTAAAGAGATGTGGTGGCATGCCGTTGGCTATAATCAGTATTGCTAGTATGTTGGCTTCAAAACCACATACAAATACAAAGGAGCAATGGGAGAGAGTAAGGGATTCTCTTAGTTCTGCACTAGAAAGTAGTCCTAAATTAGAAGGAATGAGAAAGATACTATTGTTCAGTTACTATGATCTCCCTTGTCATCTAAAGACTTGCTTATTATATCTAAGTATATTTCCGGAGGACTATGAGATTAAAAAAGATCATTTATTATGGAAATGGATAGCTGAAGGATTTATTATGGAAGAAAGGGGACAGAGGTTGGAGCAAGTCGGAGAGAGCTACTTCAATGAGCTTATAAACAGAAGCATGATCCAACCAGTTGATATCTGGTATGATGGGCGAGTGGACGCTTGTCGAGTCCATGATATAGTTCTTGATCTTATCATATCCTTGTCAACAAAAGAGAACTTCATTACCAGGCTAGGTGGTCAGGAGTTGCAAGCTTTTCCAGATAAGATACGCAGGTTGTCGATACAATCTGATTGTACCGAAGAAGAAGTGAAACAAATCACTGTGAAAAATGGATCGCAGATTCGTTCACTTAATACCTTTGGGTGTGCTAGTAACACATCGCTAGTTTCAGAATTTCATTGTTTACGAGTTTTGGATCTGGGAGGTTGCGAATGCTTGAAGATCAAATGCATTATTGCTAGTATACCAAGATTTCATCAGTTGAGATATTTAAGATTGGGAGGAGACATTGTGGAACTTCCAGAGCAAATTGGGGATCTGCAATTCCTACAAACACTAGATCTAACACAATGCAGTGTAATGAGAAAATTGCCACCAACCCTTGTCCGACTATGCAGGTTAGTCCGGTTATTTGTTCATAGGGGTGTTAGGCTGCCAGATAAGATAGGGAGCATGCAAGCTTTGCAGGAGCTATCCCGTGTCTTCTGCCAGTCTACAGAATTTGTAGAAGAGCTAGGGCAGCTGGCAAGACTGAGAGTGCTCGAGATAGAGTGCCTGGATCTTGATGAGATGCATGGTGACATGGAAAGCAGCAAAATACAAACATTGGTATCATCTCTGAGTGCATTGGGAAAACATAGCCTTCAATCACTACAAATCTGGGACATTAACAAGTCTCCTCTTGAAtatttgatggttgaggggttcacaATTCCACATCTGCAAAAACTTGTCATATGGGATGTCATTCCCAGGGTTCATGGCTGGATGGCCAATCTTGTTAATCTCACCCACCTCGAAATCACAGTAGGCATGATGGAAGGGGAAGCTGATCCTCGTATCCTTGGCTGCATACCTGGCCTTCTATTTCTTGACCTGAAAGTGTTCAGAGGGCCCTGGGAAATTCTCTCCATTACCGACCAAGGATTCCAGCATCTTCGTCAGTTCCATTTCCACAGAATGGGAGGCGGGATTGGGCTCGTGTTTGCACCAGGTTCCATGCCGCGCCTCCAAATCTTTCGCCTCTATTTCGAAGCAAAGAAAACAACCAGGTTCGACTACAGCCATAGTGGCATCGTgaaccttttgagcctcaagtATCTTGGGGTCATCATTGATTCTTACAGAGCAAGAGAGGAGATGATGAACACCATGGTGACCGACATCAGCAGCTTAGCTGCCACCCTTCCCAACCATCCCAAGCTCGAAATCTGTGAGAGATCTGGTCTCCTGATAAAATCTAAGTTCCGGAATCTCCTGCTGCCAACTTCGAGCTCTAACATA CATGGGCAGCCGCGAGGTGGGGAACTGTCAGCTAGTACAAGCGGAGGTAGCGAGGACAACCAACCTGAGGGAGTGAGAGAGTCTGAGCCTGAAAGTTCAGAATTGTCTGCTAATAGAGGTGGAAGCAGTGAGGAAAATCAATCTGAAGTAACGAGGAAATCTGAGCAGCCTGGCAGCTCAGAACTGTCTGCTAGTACAAGCGGAAGCAGTGAGGACAATCGACCTAAAGGAGAATCTTCCCTGTTCAGGTGCTCGGAAACTTCCCTGCACGAACATGGCCACCCCCAGAGAATAGTGGCAAGAAGATCGCCGCCATCGTGTGCCCACAGTCCTTCATTGTCCAACTCTGCCCAAACTAATGAGCTAGTAAGTAGAAGTATGCAAGCGCTCAATGCGTTATCTGGTGTTAGTGGAGCACAATATGCCAAGGCTGTTGACAGGTTTGGCAAGAAGAAGATCTTCATGGAGCTCTTTCTTGAGATGCCTCCACATAGGAGAATGGATTGGCTTCTTCACTTGGATTAA